CCCTCCGACGACCACCACCACCTCGTCCGTCATGTTACCATTCTCTCCCCCGAATCTCACCTCCGTCGTGGCGGCATTTATTTCTTGATCCCGGCCAGTTCCGACCACCGGAAGGCTGCCAAAAAGCCCTCCTCCGCCACCTCCAGCGACGCTGTTTCCAACGATCTCACCCACCGCATGGAGGATGTCATTGTCTTCAAGAACGCTAAACCCGGCCGCCGAGATCGTCGGAGCAGCCGTGCCGGCAGCGGCGCGTGGCGGCCTCATCTACTGAGCATTAATGAAGATTAATTAAACCCCAAAACACCCTTCTCTTATTGACatcgaatttttttaaaaaatatgtatgtCGTAATTCTTATGATCTTgtccttttttaaaaactttggcggcggcggcggcggcggtcgATGAACAGAAATGGGAACGGTGAAGATCGTGTACagtcaatttgttttttaaaaatgtattgatattcatttgtaattgtttagcttaattataaaaataaataatgaaaaatttaatttatattataatctaagaataaaaaaaaaattatttgtacagaaaataaaaataaaatttaatgataaagAGAATCAAGGAGGCTCAGGTTTGTGGTGCCATGAATTGGAAGAGTTGAGGGGCTTTACTACTTCCACACGAAACGACTCATCCATTAGGCATCGGAAATCTTCTAGAAGCTCATGATCGCCCACGATGGTCTGCTGCTGAACCACCAGCACTGTGGCGTCGCTGGGGGAATCAATGGTCGCCAACATGTCCCCAATGAACCCCAGCTCTGGGTACTCGTGCCACTCGTTCAACCCCACGAACAGCGCCGAGTCCCCATCGTGGCGCCGCCCCACCAATATGAGATCGTAATTGTGTTCCATTTTCCTCATCACTCCAATCAGCCCCACGCAGTCGCTCGCCGTCACCTCTTCGTAGAAACAGTGCTTTATCCCtgagctcgacatgatcagcTTGAACTCGTTTAGCATCTCGAAGTCATGTTCTTGGTCCGCCGGTTGGTGGGTGGTTCCTTTTGGATGAATCAGCCGGACCACCGTGAGCGTCACCATGGGATGCTCCACCATGCGCGTTGCATACGCTAGCGCCTCCCGGTCATCCGAGCCTCCCACAAAAATCAGCCCCACCTTGTACAATTCCGCTCTGTTCATTATGGGAACCGTGTTGGCGGTGGTCGCCATTATCATAGGGTCTATCAAGATCCCGACCGAACATGGAGCCTTTGATAGAATGTTCTTGTTCACTGCCCTTATTGCATTCACCGAACCCTCGTACACGTTCATTGTCCTCCGCTTGTGGAACGGCACGATCACCATCGACACTCGCTTCTCCAATGCCAACATGCATACATCGTCGTGCATGGTGGCAAAGGGAGCCACCGATGTGAACGCGTTCATTATAACCTTAAGTCACAAAAGTATATCAGCACTGTTCATTGAGAATTATTGAGAGGAGTAGTATGACATCGACTCGTTAAAAACATGAGAGCTAGGTCAAGAATTGTTGGGCTAGAGTCCcaagggaatgatcatgggtttagcTAACATGGGACTCCCTCTTAACAATCTTCctctcgaataaagtacactatagaacctccccttaattgagactTGACTCCATCTCTAGAGTCTTAGAACAAAGGACACCATTTGTTCACTTGAGTTACTTTTGACTAtactttcgaggctcacaacttcttcgTTTCACATTCGAGGATTCAattgacatagctaagttaagggtCGGACTCTGAAACCATATAGAAatttgatattgtccactttgagcataagctctcgaaAGGGTCTCATTTCAATgaatttacttataaactcatgatatcatatcattgtggaggttcgcgACAAGttaatgctcaaagtgaacaatatcagaGAAGAGTACTATGGAGGGTTGTGGTtcctaacaaaaacaaaaacaaaagatcatTATCACCCACCTTATCGTAACTCATTTGCTGGAAGAGTTGGAAGGCATTGATGATTTGATCGGAGAGATTGCAGCGTTTGGAGCTGCGACGACTGGGGTGGTGGTGGATGAGGAGCGGAGAGGCTCGGCCGGTGAGCTGGATGAGGTGGATGAGGTAGAAGCAAATGGGGCTTTTAATGGTGGGATTGGAGACCTCAAGGAGGTTGATTACAGAGGGAGTATTGTCTTGGTGGTGAATACAAAGCAACACACGCAGCTCCCCGTTTGGGCTGGTATGCTCAATGGTCCTCCTCCGCCTATTGCATGTGTATTTGTTTGATGGTTTGTATAGCATTTTCACTATGGGCGAAGTCGCCCCTGTCATCACCATCATCGCTAACACCATCACGCTGTATGAATTCAGGTCTAGCATCTACACATAACAGACGCCACCCATTTTCACGAGCTACCAAAGGTAATATGAATCAAGAGACATCAACAGGGAAGAGAgtggaagaaagagaaaaaagagaaaaagaggaggAATTACTTGAAGGAGCAATCCCTGTTGGAGAAAGAGTATGTCAGAGATGCCTTGAGTGCTCATGATGAGTCCCAAGGTCAAGGAATCAACCAAGGGCATTTTGCAGTACAAAGAAGGGAGCGTGGCCCCAATCAGCTTCCCCATTAAGCTCCCAAAAGCCAACAATTGAA
This genomic interval from Cucurbita pepo subsp. pepo cultivar mu-cu-16 chromosome LG20, ASM280686v2, whole genome shotgun sequence contains the following:
- the LOC111782801 gene encoding uncharacterized protein LOC111782801, which gives rise to MGNSLRHCLGCVLPCGALDLIRVVHLNGHVQEFSPPIAAAEILDANPGHVLTTPSDDHHHLVRHVTILSPESHLRRGGIYFLIPASSDHRKAAKKPSSATSSDAVSNDLTHRMEDVIVFKNAKPGRRDRRSSRAGSGAWRPHLLSINED
- the LOC111782802 gene encoding cation/H(+) antiporter 15-like codes for the protein MVAGCASPTSATDPEAFSLGTTLSPSETPFFWLKSPSPRSSPASYNASSRPLARAPSFLRCWSRPHPHPPVLVGLALGPSFNGGNSPLLEVVFPYKSFYVSETFAFFGCMIFMFLMGVKMDLTLITKSGTKAMVIGVLVFLFPLLINYLLSVYLKSTIEMDNNLKDSLTAIGAFQSSSSFYVIACVLEDLKLLNSHIGRLALSSSMISGTLSWISIVICFTLRQTSMEQQDALPWMAICVACMIILVIYILRPIMFWIVEQTNISGRPIKESYVFLMFIMMLFCSLFSEFVGQHFLLGPMILGLAVPDGPPLGSALVDKLESFVSSVMLPCYFVISGARINLSKLDMKSIWIVQLLAFGSLMGKLIGATLPSLYCKMPLVDSLTLGLIMSTQGISDILFLQQGLLLQMLDLNSYSVMVLAMMVMTGATSPIVKMLYKPSNKYTCNRRRRTIEHTSPNGELRVLLCIHHQDNTPSVINLLEVSNPTIKSPICFYLIHLIQLTGRASPLLIHHHPSRRSSKRCNLSDQIINAFQLFQQMSYDKVIMNAFTSVAPFATMHDDVCMLALEKRVSMVIVPFHKRRTMNVYEGSVNAIRAVNKNILSKAPCSVGILIDPMIMATTANTVPIMNRAELYKVGLIFVGGSDDREALAYATRMVEHPMVTLTVVRLIHPKGTTHQPADQEHDFEMLNEFKLIMSSSGIKHCFYEEVTASDCVGLIGVMRKMEHNYDLILVGRRHDGDSALFVGLNEWHEYPELGFIGDMLATIDSPSDATVLVVQQQTIVGDHELLEDFRCLMDESFRVEVVKPLNSSNSWHHKPEPP